The genomic segment tctcccaaaaaaagttttttcattgaaaattaaaatttctgcCAGAATTTGCGATGATCCAGATTAATCACAGGAAAATGTGAAGGAAGGCAGTTTCCTGCAGTTAAGCTGGGCCGTCATAAGTACTAGGTTTAACTTGCAGTGATTGTAATGTTTCAATGGAAAGGCTTTTTAGGAGATTTGTCTCGTGGTAGTGAAATTTATCCACAGGTGACTTCTACTTTAACTGATTATTTATGAAACTCTTGCCTTTGCTGCAAAAAGTTTGGGTAGAAAGCACTGATGTTGCCCAGCCTTTTAATGTAACGTGGAAGATCAGTTTTCTCATTCTTCATACATAAGAGGTTTCCTCTTTCCATAATGGGTCAATTACTTACCACTATAGCAAGGAGCACAGAAGACCTAATAATCCACCAGAAGCCCATATTGTTGTTTGCGGACCAGCAGCTGAAGGGagataaattcacaaaacataaGGAACAAGCATTGTGCATACTGAAGACAGTCACTAGTAATTATAGATCATGGGGAACATAAAGAATAAATCATAACAACATTCTAACTAATTCAACTAAGACAATTAAGTGAGAAGGAAAAGAATATCATTATCAGTTATGCATGTGTGGAAAGAAGTTGTTTATTGACATCTGGCTTACCTCCACAGCTCCCGGAAATTGACTGATTTCAGCAACAGTAGGTAATGAGACGTATTATcttaaacagctcatatatatacAGAAGTCTTTTCATGGGAGAGCATTACTTTCCTTCAATTTAGTGCCTTTCTCTTCAAACGTTATTCTTATGAAAGACCACAAGAAGGTGGTATATGGGGGGTGAATGGGgaaaacttttaaaggggaaaacttaaaggggaaaggCATGAAAGAAAGTGAAGTTCTAGTAAAGTAAACCTGATTTGAAATATCTATTTTCTACCAGCCTTCCTATAGGCAAAGTTGATGGTATCAAGTAGCTATCTTACTGTTATTTTCTTGGATGCTGATAATCAATGCAAAAAATGACTGGCATATTTTGTAACTGTGCTTTCTGATTTCAGAATATGCAGTTTCTTTTATATCTTATTGTACAGATTTGGACAAAGGGAAGGCACTATTATGAGGGAAGACAGAGACTATTTTCTTGAAAAAGCTAGGTAGGCTTCTTAAAAGACAATCTTCTGTGGAGGTGCCACCATACTCAAAAATTATTTGTTCAATTGGCAGCGCAATAGGAGTATTGGGACAAATTGGAGGTGATAAGAATCACCAGAATTTGTAGCAAAAGCAGAAGTGCCAGAAAGATGTAAACCATCCTGAAGTTCCATTGGTTTGTTAAGGTGTCTAACACTTATGTCCTGTGTGCAATACTGGGGCAACTTAGCATTGGTGGTTGGCTTTCCACTTGGACTTCTTGCTCAACATGCTCAAGTAATCTGCCTCCAGTTTTCTATGTATTGTATGTAAATAGCAGGAATTGCTGGCATTTTCTCTTCTACCTGTGTGAAGATTCTGTCTACCTCCTCCATTGCCTCTTTGATACTTTATTACCAGTAAGTCCTTCAAGCAGATAAAAGGGCCTCCATTCAGATTGGAAGAAGGGAGGTTCcatgtcttttcttttttaacaattCACGGAGGTTACTTCTTTAGGTGTGGAATGGGTTCTACAGTTAAAGCTCTGacgttgtggaattctctccaaaAAGTGGTACTCGCGTATACAGTTTAGAAGAAAGGGGTAGTGAAGTAAAAGTGAAGGggcagaaaaaagagaaaaagatggaaaaaatcAGACACCAGAAGAAAAACGGAAAAGAGAAGAGTAAGTTATATAGGAAGTGGAAGTCAGCAGGGAAGTGCAAATACAGAAGTACAGAGTGTTAGAAAtgacaaaactgaaaaaggaaatgGTGTGTGGTGAAAAGAATCCTAAGCAATATGAGGCATGGATCCTTAAATGTTGCTTGACAAAACTTGTTATAGCTCCCCACGGCCAGAAGGTCATTTAATGCAAAGAAGTCTTACAGTGAGTATCCTGTCTGCTCTGTCTACAAATATCTTCCTCCTCCTCAGTGTTGATTGGACTAAGCACATTCTATCTACGACTAAACAGCACTATGTCTATACTTCTTCTTTTTGATAAAAGAGTAATATGAGCAAGCCAAAACTGAACAGCAACCTACCTATGTTTGATAACAGCAAAACACTGGTAGGACTAATAGGGAGAGCTGGAGAGGGTAAATTATCAAAGTGTTGCACCAAACCAAATGTAGTTTTGTCTGTGTATTTTACCCCTGAAAATTAATCCACTTACTCAATGTTTTCATATGTATATTTCACAGCGACCCAAGGAATGATGAACAGAGCTGGGGTTCCTGTTAGGAAAAACATGATAGTAAATATCACAACATGGTACCTGCATAGCCCataacattatggggccgattcactaagctcgtgtgaaagattcgaatgaaaaatacttcgaatttcgaagtattttttgggtacttcgaccatcgaatgggctacttcgaccttcgactacgaccttcgacttcgattcgaacgaaaaatcgtttgactattcgaccattcgatagtcgaagtactttccctttaaaaaaaacttcgaccccctacttcggcagataaaacctaccgaagtcaatgttagcctatggggaaggtccccataggcttgctaaactttttttgatcgaaggattttccttcgatcgttggattaaaatccttcgaatagttcgatcgatcgaacgaacgtttagagctaaatccttcgacttcgatattcgaagtcgaaggatttcaattcgagggtcgaatttcgaagtattttttacttcgaaattcgacccttagtgaatctgcccctatgtgtgtgtgtgtatatgtgtgtgtgtgtgtgtgttgtgagatatatacttatatatatatatatatatatacaaaaatacaagaggtcctctgcactcaacccattatcaatatatttaagacagagacattttgtgcatactgctactgaaaagtaaaactcccaagcTTGGCTGCATTTTTCAGAAGCagtatgtctctgtcttaaatatattgataatgggttgagtgcagaggacctcttgtatttgtatatatgtattttgtggtcacaccctcattgcacccccgcctaatggttttaaaaattagtggtgagcgcaactttcccttgtttgttatagttatacaggagcagtgaccagctccatgttgtagctctcacccttcccagctatagtcaggtgatgccactggtgtctaataaaagggcagccaagtttgggagttttactttgaaagcagctagtaagttgcaggtaaaacctagtccctttgtaaaatgtataatgaagcaatagaattcatattgaatcagatgaaaattaagagtaggactggccagatatgggatgactttgacgtagttggccagcttaaatatattgcaatatatggacaaacaatccctgttttgtttaaagggtaaggcatttttcagtagcagtatgcacaaaatgtctctgtcttaaatatattgataatgggttgagtgcagaggaatcttgtatttgtatatatgtattttgtggtcacaccctcattgcacccccccccctaatggttttaaaaattagtggtgagcacaactttcccttgtttgttgcgtgtcttttttgtattatttattgtcATGATAGTTTAGAAGCATCAAGTATGAATAAAATCAGAATCTAATTAAGTTTAATATTAAATAGAATGACAGGATTCAGGCCTGGGTATTTTGCATATTGGAATAGTGAACTTGTAACCAACTTGTTTTGGTTGCAGTATACCCTAATGCATCGTTATCAACTTTCCCTATCTTGAAAGTGGACTTGCCGAGTCACTTATCATTCCTCCCTATCTCAGGAGGCTACTCAATTTAGTCACTGATTGGTCAGATTTGGAAAGAACCAGAAGAGGGTTGTGTCAATTTTTGAAGTGCTTATGTACAACTTCTGTAGTACCTGAGTGTTTCCCGCGTGGATAAATTACTATTTATTCATTACTAAAGAATTGGTTgtatgacaatatatatatatatatatatatatatatatatatatatatatacatatacatacacacacacacatacatttgacCTCTGTGTCTTCTCCTAGAAACCAGTGTATGTTTTCCCTCCCACCTAGCACAGACTGGAATATGTTTATATTTGAGTAATATAAATTTTAACTCACCCCATCCAATACAGAGATAGAGTGCAAAGTAATTTCGCTCTGAGAATACAGTTAGAACCAGCAAGTTGTACAGGTAAATCCCTTCCACCATAAGCCAGTAGTAATTAGCAATCATCCCGTACTGCATGAGGACTGTGGCAGCACGACACCCAGCTAAAGCCTGGGGAAACAGAGAAGTAAAATGAATAGGGGAAAAACTGTAGCAAGGAAGATATAGTTGGTgggggtcatttttttttaaatgcaaaggtaaaaaaaagttagggtCAAATCAAGAAGAGACCGCAGTGCTACGCGGAAAATAGAATTGGGCAGGTGACAAATCAAGTAGGTACCAGGCACATTGTGATAATTCAGGAGATCATGCAGCATCATAGCATTCAGTGTGAACAgatatattatttgatttgtacaGAAAAAAGGCTAAGTGAACACCACTGTGGAAAACAAGGATCTTCAAGTTCTGATTCTTGCAACTTCCaacaccttaaaggggatgttcacctttatattacattttttatgatgtagagatattctaagactatttgcaattggttctcattttttattaccgTTATTTGGGGTATtagagttacttagctttttattcagcagctctccaatttacagtttcagcaatctggttgctagggtccaaattaccaaaaaATTAAGGCCTATTGAaatgttacttagaattagccattctataacatactaaaagttagcttaaaagtgaaacacTCCTGTAATGCATCTGATGCATTTGACAGGGCTAAATATTTTACAGCTCCCATTAATAGCGGTTTAATCAGAAGATAGTAGCCCTCGatctaaaaaactataaatctcAGTATCTACAATATGGTACAATTAACACCACTTCACTTCATGCTTTCCCATCCTCATATCTTCATTTAGATTTTAAAGGCTTATAAAGACCTATTTACATATGTAGTGCAGTATAATTTCTGGATGCAAAATGCCATTTTATCTTTCCCACTAGAATTCCAGGATCATTTCAGCGAAACATCAACTTGTGTATAGGTGCAACATACAACCCCTTCTCAATTCAAGTGCAAATTCCATGGTTCCCTTGTATCTGTGTGCCATGTACTTTGCACCTTATTCAGcaaacagtaatgatccagtgCTCTGATGCAATTCACAAGAATAGAGTTTATGAGtgcacaaaataacacagaacttTGTGCTTTGTATATGTAATAAGTCCTCTGTTATACAGTAATAGTGACCGTGACTACATATTTAGAgtacaaaacataacaaaatgtcAGGTTCTAAACTACAAAGTGCATTTATAAAGCCACAGATGCTAAGGGGCTGATATAGTAACTCATGAAATCAAGTTTTGATACGATTTGCAGATTCTCTCAATTGTGGTCGTTTTATGTCTGACAATCACAGAACAAGgtttaatgaaattaaaaaaaacaacttttttttatgaagcAACTACAAATAAACGAATTCTTGGTTACAAACGTCTTATTTCTAATCAGAATGGTTTTTAATCTATAGTCCTGTATAGAGCCATGGCCTTTGAATAGCCTTTGACCCTGTTTATCTTGTACCTGTGTAGGAACTGAAACCATTGCACTGTACACAGCTTACTTCCACTCTGTGTGCTGTAGAGCTGAACCCATGCCTGTCGGCATGCACACGTTCGGGGAGCAGCTTTTCTCCACTGTGCATAAATGCCAGAGAAAGGAAACAACCCATCTGCCATTAGCCTTGGGGGTCTTTCATCATTTTTATGTTATTGGTTCTTTTACTACAATTTATGGTGGGTTGCTCACAATAAGTGATTCCAGCAGGGGAATATACAGTAACAGCTAaagtattgttgaaaaaaaaaaaaacaataacaaagagGCATACACAAATTTGGTTGCTGTCATTCAGAATTGACCTGTAACCCACTTACACAGGAAGACCAATATCTTCTCACCTCACTGCTAAGCCGCAAGTGCACTTCATCTTCGATCTTTTTAGTGTAACGCGTCTTAAGCAGTATGTCCTGCACAAGTACTGACAGAGATTTTAGTATGAAAGAGGCAAATAGATTCATGTGAATGTAATTCCTCATACAGTGCAGTTTACTGTGAAGAGAATACAGGAATATGGTAAGAGGGAGTAGGACTTTCAAGCTGAAGATAGAAGGAGAATATACACTCATGATGCTGAGGTATCACCATAATCACTTACCTAAATCCAACAAGAATAGCGAAGGCCAGAATAAGGGTCCCCAGAGACACAGAGTATCCCACTGTGTACACGATTTTGAAACGTTCATATGTCTTGAAAAAATTTTGCTGTACAAAACAGATATAGAGTGTGTGAAAGGTAACACACATAAACCATCAGAAACCAAAATTATGGCCCAACAATATGGCTCATCTTCaggttattttaataaatgattcaaAGGAAGTAAATTATATATTGTGGTTGgataacatttttgctttttagTTTTACAACAGTACTTGGATGAACAAGAGAAAAAACaggggagagaaaaagaaaagcgaGATGGGtgcaaggccagaactaggggtagggaaGAGAGGTACACATCCTAGGATGGTCTTTCAAACCATCTTTCCTCTCtttccaaaatgtgcacattgttgtcCTCAAAGGAATGTCCCTTTTCTCTTACAAAGCAGTTGTTTTGAACTtaaagtttttcttgaaaatgtttcaccactcatccaagtggcagGTTGTTCTGGAATAGTGGTTTGTAATTCTGAATCATATTTAAgtattttccaatgttttttttaatgattttgcttATGTCATTGGCTAGGGGATTGTAGGTGgtggaaaaaactatttcttgttttacttcccctttaacttcccttctttccttttttaagaGGTTTTCTCTATGTACTGAATCTACCTTTGCTCTTGACCATTTTATCATCTCTTCTTTATAACCCCTTTCTCTAAATCTCTTACTCATATAGTTCAGTTGTGGAAATGTGAGTgcaatctttttatatatattttattattaaagaggattttacactattttaagcacattcctaTAGAGCTATTAGAACATTGGAGGGGAAAGAACAGACTGTTCAGGACAGCACTATACCTGTAAATcgtaaacgtttgtaagtacccacctaaAAATCACATTGGTTGGATAAAAGGTGATGGTAAtaactttaaaggtgaaggagTATCCCCCTTAATACAGTGTATGAACTCCCATAAAcaaaaaatactacaccatattagtTAATTGTCCCATTTGTCTATCCTCAAGCTGTCTTGAGCGCTATCTTGAGTCCAttgatatttacatatttacattacatgaactcggcaggttttaggtgttgaatattcgaattaggattgtttccatggtcgaggtatgataaatctcacatttgaatttagggggattaaaattagaatgtgtgaattttgaaactcaaaaatttgaatttgaatttactatttgacccttgataaatctgcccctaaatgttcatttgCCTTGACGTAATTCTACTAATTACTGCTAATAACACGATTATTACTTATACCTTAGTACTTCAAAATAATCATAACTACTAGCCACTCTACGTAAGGCTATAAACACTGCCTTTAATCCTCATCATTTCTGCACCACAGAACACAGCATCTATTAAAGAAAGATAGAGAAATAGAAACTTCCAACACGTTTCTCTACATGCTTTTCTGAGTTTGGTGCCAGGGTACGAAATGTGTGTCAGATTCATGTTACCTCTCTTATTGGCATTCAATTATAAAAATAACCTACAGCTTTACAGATGTCTTTCAAATTATAGCAACAAAATCCTACCTCGACCTCTGCATCCTCCTTGTTCAATTCACACTCCCGGGCATCACGATTTGACCCATTACTTATAGGTGCCCACTGACCATCTGGACCACAGTGCTTGTAAACAAGGTGATGCTGCACTGAAAAAGGATTGGGATAATCATTAGGTCTCTCTGGTTTAGTGGTGCAGGGGCCtgggtctgcttactctatacAGGGCCTAGGTGGACTttccataaatccaggcctgtgtcTGGTTTTTCTCGAATACATCGATACCATGCACAATCATTTACAAATTCTTAATGATTTCCTTACCTTTAAGGTGCCATGGGAGGTACCATGGACATGGTGCACTGACAGTTGTGTTTGGCAATGCATCTGGCCAGCAGGAGAACTTATCAAATGTACGGTTACACACAAGACCTatggaaaagtgtttttttgaaaatatttgactGGTACAAGAATGATCTAAAGCACAAAGAAAGGTgtcatctgtagaaataagtcaaatcaactggacttgctgtgttttccttgaagacgtttcaccagtcatccaactggctttctcaattcagaattagTAATTTAGTGAGGTTTATTTAAGGCCAGCATTCTGGGCAATaatccagttttattttttttttccattgtttattttaaatttctcATGCTccaaatacaagtataggatccatcatccagaatgcttgggacctttggttttctttttgtaatttggatcactgtacttcactaacttcgagtgaaggattcgaagtaaaaaaactttgaatttcgaagtgttttttgggctacttcgaccatcgaatgggctacttcgaccttcgacttcaatttgaattattcaaactaaaaatcgttcgactattcgaccattcgatagtctaagtactgtctctttaagaaaaaacttcgaccccctagttcgccatctaaaagctaccaaactcaatgttagcctatggggaaggtccccataggctttcctaagtttttttgatcgaaggatattccttcgatcgttggatttaaatccttcgaatcgttcgattcgaaggatttaatcgttcgatcgaaggaatattccttcgatcgtatgatcgcactatttgcgctaaaatccttcgacttcgatattcgaagtcgaaggattttaattcccagtcgaatatcgagggttaattaacccttgatatttgacccttggtgaattggcccctaagtctgttaaaaataattcaaacattaagtAACTCAATAGTTCCACTTtgcaaccaatatggattcatgcagcttagttaccatcaagtacaaagtaccatgttattatttacagagaaaacggaaatgattttgaaaaattttaattatttgattattgttGCCTTCTCGTAAtaaggagctttctggaaaatgggtttccagataacagattttatagtttttgttattatttatctttccatACAGGCCCTTTTgtgttcatcttccagtctcacATTCAAAATACTGTTTGGTTGCTGAGGTATattggattctagcaaccagatagctgctgaacaaaatagttcttgaaaatgtcttatttaaaaaaattacaaaaaataataaatgaagatatatactaaaagtgaacttaaaggtgaactacccctttaatgagcaTTTACTGTATTGTTTGTGCATTTTCATAAAGCATGTGAGCTTAGCAAATGCAGATATTTGTATCTAGCTGCTGAAGGAATCAAGGGCAAAGGGAAATATCACCTTCTGGGGGAGGCTCTTGGGTCATGTTATACTTGCACATAGCCTCATACTCCTTCCACTTTCCATACAGGACATCCATGATTTGTGCAGAGGGAGCCTGAAAAGAAAACAATCCATAATTAAACAGCACAGTTTTGCTTGTTGTACTTTGAAGTTTAGGCTGTGTCCTTGTACTATAGTGATATGTTTTACAACCTCCCCAGCCTGCAGGGGTTTACTTAGTACAACTCCAGtaaacgagagagagagagagagagagagagagagagagagagagagaataagcgTCTCTCTTATATATACCTGGCAGAGCATTAGCAGCAGCAGGAGGGCACTAAGTATAAGCGTCCAGGTCATCCCGTTGCACTTTAATCCTCATCTGGAGTTAAAAGTAGACCCCTCAATATGGAGCTCATGGGATAAGCATGTGCATTTTAAGGAgatactgaaaaagaaaaagaaaagtttgagTTATGGGACAAATCACACAAATTACAATGAAACCTCCTTCTAGAGCGTTTTAGTAACTCAAATACTAATACAAAAACCTCTCAAGGTTCACAGGATGTTTCTTAAGGCATGGGGACATTTACAAAACGGATATAAATTTACTTGTGTAGTAActtaaaccaaatccaaatttatttcgtTAGTCTTAATGCAATTGACCATTTTAATCTGATTTGAATTCAAGATTCTGCCGTGCCATACATTCTTTCAGAAGGATATACTAACTCCTGTGTAGCGCCCCCAGAAAACATTGGTTTAAAATACAAAAGTTAAATCTAACTACTTGAACATCAAGAATGAGAAATCTGCATGTGTAACCTGTGTATagacacatatatgtatatataatacacaagagccataaatatcctataaattgtatccttataaactgtgctttcatcagttataattgatgcttggtgatgtaatttctgtcacatggcttaattaaatctgtgttttaaaataaataacgaGCCCCCTGTTGTAAGATAGGATATgtgaagttacctctgagttccatgacatgtataaaagcTATATGGCCATGGCTATATGGTACACTATATTATTATACCCTCTGCATAGTAATACCATAATTATTTACTACAGATATGCTTGATTCCACAGATTTAAAGGAAACCATAATGTTCCCTGCATGCAAAAACAGACTATTTCCTTAACCCCTTAGACAAACATCTTTCTGTATGCATTTTCTTACCCCATTAGGAAAGTTTTGTCTTCAGGGGCTTGATGCCTCTCTGCTTTTGCTTTCCATAGAATCTGGGTACCACCCAGAATTCTATCACAAGTGAACAAGGTGAGGAGGGCTTGCattaagccaggggtccccaaccttattcACCTGTGtgccaatgtaaaaaaaagttgaagagcaacaaaagcatgcaaaatgttccaggAATTACAAAAATGAGCTGTTATTTTTGTAGCccttatgtagactggcagcctacaggaggctctatttggcagtgcacatggtttttgtgcaattaaaatgcACCTTCAAGCCAGGGATCAATAAATAAGCacccgctgggagcaacatccattggGTTGGTGagaacaggggcgatcctggcccctccgccgcctgaggcagcagcagttgctgctgccccccctcccccagaaattcgctcttaaagtaccaggagcagcatttttactgcccctggtacctagttgggcgctgccgcctgaggcgacagcctcaacttgcctcattggcgaagcacccctgggtgaGAAACACGTtgctggttgaggatcactgctgcAAACCTAAGAGGCATTGGGAAATAGTTTTTACGGTTagcatgcagtggcgtaactataaaggaagcagaccccgcagtcgcaggggggggGAAACAGggggcttcctctatagctaccaATAAACCTGCCACCACAGCCGCTCTCTTACGTTTGGTCCTGGGTCCTagtcaaaaactaaaaaaaaaaatcccataactgtataatatcATAAGAAtctagtttttaataaaaaaatcatgttaaaaaaataggcatacagaccacctGGTAttccgccttatgcgtttcataccctctggcaATCAatcaatgcctatgattaagtaccagagaGTATGAAACGAGTATGAATCTTGCCTCGCCACAAATCAAGGCCTGGTGGTGGGGAAGGGGGTGCAAGTCGACACAGGGCGGGAGTGGGCGGAAGGGTTAGGAGGATGGGATCAGAGTGCAcgggcccctctgaagttttttttggcaggGGGGCCTGGCGCACTTTGGTTACACCACTGGTAACATGGTTTCTAAGCAAAAGTGAGAAATTGCTGGTTCACCACCCCTAGGCTAAAACAAGCTAACACTCCTTGGTGATTTATTCAGAGGCCACAAAACAACCACAGATGTATTAGAATTCAAACCTAAGTCATCTGTGCACTCTAGGAGTAGTGTAGTAAGATCCTCAAAAAAGGACCCATTGGCTAGaatctttttttatatgatgGTGGCCATCCCTTGTGAAACCACAGAGGACAACCTGAGCTCCCGAAGCTGCTGATACACCCTTAGCATATATAGTATGACTTTATATTCTCCATTTAAAGTGAGCAAATTCTGCAATTGATATATAAGGACAAATTTATAATTTGTGGATCTACCATATTTAGGATTTCAAGATATAAATAAAGAATGCTCAAGGCAAACTATGCAATTGAGAAATTTCAAGAATATTACAGTTAGAATAGCACAAAGGTAAACAAGATCTTATCTACCCATAACACAGAGCCACACGCAACTAAACTTGTTGAATGCAAACTTTTGTTCCATTCTAATGATTCAGGATATGAATCATATGGCACAGAGTTTACATAAATTCTAACATTATCATATTTTGTGACCCTGAAAAAAATTCGTAATCATAAATGCACAGAGAGGTTTCGTTTAGGTAAACCGCAAATGACTAATAAGGAGAGAAGGAGAAACCACAGTGAGAGAGCTCATCAAAGGGAGCTCACAGGCCACTTTTAGCATATACAACTGTACCAGGACTCTGTGCTACAGAAAGGTCACAAAGACTTCAACAACACAAATAaccccagacacacacacacttagaGTGTTGGCTGATTGTTACAAGTCTGTAATCACCATTATCTCCATAATTCAGTCACTTTCCAGGAGAGTGAGATGTGAAAACCCCGGGTGTCCATTATTTGGGCATCCCCCTGTGAATTACATTGCTAACCTTCTGCCCTGGGCTGGTGCctgttccatttttaaaaaaggcaGTTTGTTGTGTTTACTTTGGTCAAAGAGTAAACCATTTTGTGTTATCTTCATGCTGCACCGTTTATTAATGTTCTTTGTGCTGGGTATCAAACTATTTAGACAACTCTTTTGCACCGACATATGGGACACATGATGCTTTTTCCTTGCAAACTTTGAGTAGATTTTCAGGAATTTTACAAAAATGCTTTGACATGCAACTAGgtagtttaaaacaaaaatacataccCATTTTAAAtcttaagaaacttttcaattatttattttgtatagttttttaattatttgcaatcttcttctgattctttccagctttaaaatgggggtcactgaccccttctaaaaaaacaaaagctctgtaaggctacaaatgtattgttattgctacattttattactcatctgaaatcgcaaactggagagctgctgaataaaaagtaaaataactcaaaaaagttttttgagttattttgctttttacttgAGAGtgattctctacatcatactaaaagttgactcaa from the Xenopus laevis strain J_2021 chromosome 9_10L, Xenopus_laevis_v10.1, whole genome shotgun sequence genome contains:
- the gcgr.L gene encoding glucagon receptor L homeolog precursor (The RefSeq protein has 1 substitution compared to this genomic sequence), producing the protein MTWTLILSALLLLLMLCQAPSAQIMDVLYGKWKEYEAMCKYNMTQEPPPEGLVCNRTFDKFSCWPDALPNTTVSAPCPWYLPWHLKVQHHLVYKHCGPDGQWAPISNGSNRDARECELNKEDAEVEQNFFKTYERFKIVYTVGYSVSLGTLILAFAILVGFSKLHCMRNYIHMNLFASFILKSLSVLVQDILLKTRYTKKIEDEVHSRLSSEALAGCRAATVLMQYGMIANYYWLMVEGIYLYNLLVLTVFSERNYFALYLCIGWGTPALFIIPWVAVKYTYENIDCWSANNNMGFWWIIRSSVLLAIVINFVIFVRIIQILVSKMRAPQMWYTDYKFRLAKSTLTLIPLLGIHEVAFAFLADETTQGTLRLVKLFFDLFFGSFQGMLVAVLYCFMNKEVQSELFKKWKRWKLGKDIKSECKHMYSQTPRVGASNVCEMHKLVGCCHNGIGKARHNGSMCYDEKNSTTENITLSERQLSFNYPDSEENTF